A genomic segment from Amygdalobacter nucleatus encodes:
- the tsf gene encoding translation elongation factor Ts, whose amino-acid sequence MVITAALVKQLREMSGSGMMDCKKALQVNDGDINKAMDWLREQGMGKADKKASRVAAEGVVTSYIHGNGRIGVLIEVNIETDFAAKNEDFQEFARMMAMQVAAMNPKYVTPEEIPADVLEHEKEVVRNQALNEGKPAKVVDERIVPGRLEKFYAEVCLMNQAFIRDDSKTCDQVRRELIAKIGENVVVRRFIRYELGEGIEKKEENFAEEVMKQIK is encoded by the coding sequence ATGGTTATTACAGCTGCATTAGTTAAACAATTGCGTGAGATGAGCGGTTCAGGCATGATGGACTGCAAGAAGGCTTTGCAAGTCAATGATGGCGATATTAATAAAGCTATGGACTGGTTGCGTGAGCAAGGCATGGGTAAGGCTGATAAGAAGGCTTCCCGTGTTGCTGCAGAAGGTGTTGTAACATCTTACATTCACGGCAATGGCAGAATCGGTGTCTTGATTGAAGTCAACATTGAGACTGACTTTGCTGCTAAGAACGAGGACTTCCAAGAGTTTGCTCGTATGATGGCTATGCAAGTTGCTGCTATGAATCCTAAGTATGTTACACCGGAAGAAATTCCAGCTGATGTTTTGGAGCATGAGAAGGAAGTTGTCCGTAATCAAGCTTTGAATGAAGGTAAGCCAGCTAAGGTCGTTGATGAGCGTATCGTTCCAGGTAGACTTGAGAAGTTCTATGCTGAGGTATGCTTGATGAATCAAGCTTTCATTCGTGATGATAGCAAGACATGTGATCAAGTTCGTCGTGAATTGATCGCTAAGATCGGTGAGAACGTTGTTGTTCGTCGCTTCATCCGTTATGAATTAGGTGAAGGTATAGAGAAAAAAGAAGAAAACTTCGCTGAAGAAGTTATGAAACAAATTAAGTAA
- a CDS encoding sensor histidine kinase, which produces MLKELVDNLVANAIRYNSPGGKALVKVSTDNNHVRLLVEDNGIGIPETEQAKIFQRFYRVDKSRSKATGGTVLGLVIVKHIVELHSAQIILNSVPGVGSSFTIIF; this is translated from the coding sequence ATGCTGAAAGAGCTTGTAGATAATTTAGTTGCTAATGCCATCAGATATAATTCACCGGGTGGTAAAGCTTTAGTAAAAGTAAGTACTGATAACAATCATGTTAGGCTGCTAGTAGAGGATAACGGCATAGGGATTCCAGAAACGGAACAAGCCAAAATTTTTCAACGTTTTTATCGTGTCGATAAAAGTCGCTCTAAAGCAACTGGCGGTACTGTTTTAGGCTTGGTAATCGTCAAGCATATTGTTGAATTGCACTCTGCACAAATTATACTTAACAGTGTTCCAGGTGTCGGTTCAAGCTTTACAATTATTTTTTGA
- a CDS encoding tyrosine-type recombinase/integrase has translation MHLRKNLDDLRYKEEEIDKDKKGGIKAEARYTTLNDMYELWRDLKRGIKNNTFENYKYMYETFVRNQIGSQFIMSLKKSDIKRYYNSLVDDRHLKAATIDSIHTVLHQVFEMAVDDDYIRSNPTDNVLRELKKSHCFRNEKRRALTKPEQELFLDYLKNTPEAQYWYPIFAVMVGTGLRVGELTGLRWCDIDLEEGIIDVNHTLVYYDHRTERSKRGCYFNVNTTKTPAGMRQVPMLEFVKEAFLMEKERQELLGLHCKATVDGYTDFIFVNRFGQPQHQATLNKAIRRIIRNCNDKQFLESDNPEVLIPHFSCHSLRHTFTTRMCEAGVNVKVIQDALGHKDVSTTLNIYTDVTKELRKSEFEGLEQQFNQ, from the coding sequence GTGCATTTACGCAAAAACTTAGACGATTTGAGATATAAGGAAGAAGAAATCGACAAGGACAAAAAAGGCGGTATTAAGGCAGAAGCACGATACACAACACTTAATGATATGTATGAGCTTTGGAGAGATTTGAAGCGTGGAATAAAAAACAATACCTTTGAGAATTACAAATATATGTACGAGACATTCGTGCGTAACCAGATTGGCTCTCAATTTATAATGTCCTTAAAAAAGAGTGACATCAAGAGATATTATAATAGCCTTGTTGATGACAGACATTTGAAAGCTGCAACAATTGACAGTATACATACCGTTCTACATCAGGTTTTTGAAATGGCAGTAGATGATGATTATATCAGAAGCAATCCAACCGACAATGTTTTGCGTGAATTGAAAAAATCGCATTGCTTTAGGAATGAAAAACGCAGGGCATTAACTAAACCGGAGCAGGAACTTTTTCTTGATTATCTGAAGAATACACCGGAAGCACAGTATTGGTATCCGATATTTGCGGTTATGGTAGGAACAGGATTACGTGTCGGCGAATTGACCGGACTTAGGTGGTGTGACATAGATTTAGAGGAAGGAATTATAGATGTGAATCATACGCTTGTTTACTATGACCACAGAACCGAAAGAAGCAAGAGAGGTTGCTATTTCAATGTGAATACAACCAAGACACCGGCAGGTATGCGACAAGTCCCAATGCTTGAATTTGTTAAAGAAGCGTTTTTGATGGAAAAAGAAAGGCAGGAACTTCTCGGACTGCATTGTAAAGCCACGGTTGACGGATATACGGATTTTATTTTTGTAAATCGTTTTGGTCAGCCGCAACATCAAGCAACCCTCAATAAAGCAATTCGTCGCATTATACGAAATTGTAATGATAAGCAGTTTTTAGAAAGTGATAATCCGGAGGTTTTAATTCCGCACTTTAGCTGCCATTCTCTTAGACATACATTTACCACGAGAATGTGTGAAGCAGGAGTGAATGTGAAAGTCATACAGGACGCACTCGGACACAAAGATGTATCCACAACATTGAACATCTACACAGATGTAACAAAGGAATTAAGAAAGTCAGAGTTTGAGGGACTTGAACAGCAGTTCAATCAATAA
- a CDS encoding excisionase, with translation MSSLNIEWFITKSESVPVWHKVALSVDEMYAYTSIGRETIRGLIKLPEAKHFTIKIGKRTLIKRKRFEEFLEQMSSI, from the coding sequence ATGAGCAGTCTGAATATTGAGTGGTTTATCACTAAGAGTGAGAGCGTTCCAGTATGGCACAAGGTAGCACTCTCGGTTGATGAGATGTATGCGTACACAAGTATCGGCAGAGAAACAATACGAGGACTTATCAAACTGCCGGAAGCAAAACACTTCACAATAAAAATAGGAAAAAGAACGCTGATTAAACGCAAACGCTTTGAAGAATTTTTGGAACAAATGAGTTCTATTTGA
- a CDS encoding integrase DNA-binding domain-containing protein codes for MANTKRKDKSRKVLRKGESQRSDGTYQYRWTDVNRKRQCIYAKT; via the coding sequence ATGGCAAATACAAAAAGAAAAGACAAATCTAGAAAGGTTCTCCGCAAAGGAGAATCTCAACGTTCAGATGGTACATATCAATATCGTTGGACGGATGTGAACCGAAAAAGACAGTGCATTTACGCAAAAACTTAG
- the rpsB gene encoding 30S ribosomal protein S2 — protein sequence MAVISMKQLLEAGVHFGHQTRRWNPKMAPYIFTERNGIYIIDLQKTVKLIETAYDFVRDLAQNDGTILFVGTKKQAQDSIKEEAERCGMYYINNRWLGGTLTNFTTIRKRVQRLAQLGKMEEDGQFALLTKKEVAKLRLEKEKLEKNLGGIRNMKELPSCLFVVDPRKEHIAVSEAKRLGIPVVAIVDTNCDPDDATYVIPGNDDAIRAVKLIAETISNAVIEGRQGEDALAIMTQSTETEATEEATETVEEPVEEAKETEEA from the coding sequence ATGGCCGTAATTTCAATGAAACAGCTTTTAGAAGCAGGTGTCCATTTTGGTCACCAAACACGTAGATGGAACCCTAAGATGGCTCCTTACATTTTCACAGAACGTAATGGTATCTATATCATCGACTTACAGAAGACAGTTAAGTTAATTGAGACAGCATATGATTTCGTTCGTGACTTGGCACAGAATGACGGTACAATTTTGTTCGTTGGTACTAAGAAGCAAGCTCAAGATTCCATTAAGGAAGAAGCAGAGCGTTGTGGTATGTACTACATCAACAATCGTTGGTTAGGTGGTACATTGACAAACTTCACAACAATCAGAAAGCGTGTTCAACGTTTAGCTCAATTGGGCAAGATGGAAGAAGACGGTCAATTTGCTTTATTGACAAAGAAGGAAGTTGCTAAACTTCGCTTGGAAAAAGAGAAACTTGAGAAGAACTTGGGTGGTATCCGTAACATGAAGGAATTACCTTCCTGCTTGTTCGTTGTTGATCCACGCAAGGAACACATTGCTGTATCTGAAGCAAAGCGTTTGGGTATCCCAGTTGTAGCAATTGTTGATACTAACTGCGATCCTGATGATGCTACATATGTTATTCCAGGTAACGATGATGCTATTCGTGCCGTTAAGTTAATTGCTGAAACAATTTCTAACGCTGTTATCGAAGGCCGTCAAGGCGAAGATGCATTGGCGATTATGACACAGTCTACTGAAACTGAAGCTACAGAGGAAGCAACAGAAACTGTTGAGGAGCCTGTAGAAGAAGCAAAAGAAACAGAAGAAGCTTAA
- a CDS encoding histidine kinase dimerization/phospho-acceptor domain-containing protein, which yields MAFHLLKSTNLFTNNNQVEQCSQLKHLCKSLRITWIDPSGTVIFDNDFLVAQLSNHSEREEIITALKSGEGQAVRYSSTLNEDTFYYAVCLDNGTILRLATEAKSLGSIILSATPIITLVLLLIILACIALSHMLTSQLIKPIEQMARNIANKDFQATYKELAPFSHIIRTQHIRAAKERQDFTANVSHELKIPLTAISGYAELLAADMVDKEQKMHFYQEIQKCAARLIRLFNDIIRLAEIDRSEREPLFSSVDLAEIVKECLTSLKVNADQRQVKLILQA from the coding sequence GTGGCTTTTCATTTATTAAAGAGTACTAACTTATTTACAAATAACAATCAAGTTGAACAGTGTAGTCAACTTAAACATTTGTGTAAATCTTTACGTATAACATGGATAGATCCATCTGGCACAGTTATATTTGATAATGACTTTCTGGTAGCTCAACTTAGTAATCACTCTGAGCGTGAAGAGATTATAACCGCCCTAAAATCAGGAGAAGGCCAAGCTGTTCGTTATTCCAGCACATTAAATGAAGATACTTTTTACTATGCTGTATGCTTAGATAATGGAACAATTTTACGCTTAGCTACTGAAGCTAAGAGCCTAGGTTCGATTATATTATCAGCAACACCTATTATTACACTTGTTTTGCTCTTAATCATATTGGCATGTATTGCTTTGTCACATATGTTGACAAGTCAGCTAATTAAACCGATTGAACAAATGGCACGTAACATTGCCAATAAAGATTTTCAAGCAACATACAAAGAGTTAGCTCCCTTCAGCCACATAATAAGAACGCAGCATATTAGAGCGGCCAAAGAAAGACAAGATTTCACAGCCAATGTTTCTCACGAATTAAAGATTCCACTTACAGCTATTTCTGGGTATGCTGAATTATTAGCTGCAGATATGGTAGATAAAGAACAAAAAATGCATTTTTATCAAGAAATTCAAAAATGTGCAGCTCGCTTGATTAGGCTATTCAATGACATTATTCGTTTAGCTGAAATAGATCGAAGCGAACGAGAACCATTATTTAGTAGTGTGGATTTGGCTGAAATAGTTAAAGAGTGTCTTACGAGCTTGAAAGTTAATGCTGATCAACGCCAAGTTAAGCTAATTCTGCAAGCTTAA
- a CDS encoding excisionase: MISNKGMPLEHKPILTLREASLYTGISEEKLKEITNPYACPFVLWMGYHRFIKRKAFDEFIRTSKFKGGAKDEQSEY, translated from the coding sequence ATGATAAGCAACAAAGGAATGCCATTAGAGCATAAGCCGATACTGACTTTAAGAGAAGCGTCACTCTATACAGGAATCAGCGAGGAAAAACTGAAAGAAATAACAAATCCGTATGCGTGTCCATTTGTTTTGTGGATGGGTTATCACAGATTTATAAAGAGAAAAGCGTTCGATGAGTTCATTCGGACATCAAAATTCAAGGGAGGAGCAAAAGATGAGCAGTCTGAATATTGA
- a CDS encoding type II toxin-antitoxin system PemK/MazF family toxin, whose translation MKEKIICRGDLFYYDFGTRTGSVQSGTRPVLVIQADDYNRNAPKIIVAAVTGVIKKRYLPSHILLGQELGLKKPSMVLLEQLQTVNKDELRDYIGTI comes from the coding sequence ATGAAAGAAAAAATAATTTGCCGTGGAGATTTATTCTACTACGACTTTGGAACACGAACAGGTTCGGTACAAAGCGGAACACGACCGGTACTTGTAATTCAGGCAGATGATTATAACAGAAACGCACCAAAAATTATTGTGGCTGCTGTAACAGGCGTTATCAAGAAAAGATACCTGCCGTCACATATCCTGCTCGGTCAGGAGCTTGGACTCAAGAAGCCGTCAATGGTTCTACTGGAGCAACTTCAGACAGTAAACAAAGATGAACTCAGAGATTACATCGGAACGATTTAA
- a CDS encoding excisionase yields the protein MYKIDGTELYDYQQQLLQPPEEIPIWEKKCLTVEEAAAYTGIGERRLKALLKEKDSSFRIARSDQFLIIREKLEKFIDVTTEL from the coding sequence ATGTACAAGATAGATGGTACTGAACTTTATGATTATCAACAACAGTTATTGCAACCGCCGGAGGAAATACCAATTTGGGAAAAGAAATGTCTTACTGTTGAGGAAGCGGCGGCATATACCGGTATCGGAGAAAGAAGACTGAAAGCACTTTTGAAAGAAAAGGATAGCAGTTTCAGAATTGCAAGAAGCGACCAGTTTTTAATTATACGAGAGAAATTAGAAAAATTTATTGATGTAACCACAGAACTTTAG